A region of Anaerosalibacter sp. Marseille-P3206 DNA encodes the following proteins:
- the argS gene encoding arginine--tRNA ligase: MIKFKEEVVKLISQIDSGLEKEEIESLIEIPPSHEMGDYAFPCFRLAKTFRKAPNLISAELVEKIGENEYFEKIESVGPYMNFFVKKEAIAKTVLEEAKQKRDKFGSSKMGEGKTVLVEFSSPNIAKPFHIGHIRTTIIGHALYRIYTFLGFDTVAINHLGDYGTQFGKLIVGYKNWGDKETIEKDPINELLKLYVKFHEEAEKNPALDDEARNWFNKLEHQDEEALELWHWMREISLSEFNKVYDMLGIKFDSLAGESFYSDKMPRVIEELEEKKLLVKSEGAEIVDLESFGLPPALVKKSDGSTLYVTRDIAASIYRKEHYDFYKNIYVVGSEQILHFKQWMAIVKLMGYDWVKDCIHVPFGMVSLEDGTMSTRKGRVVFLEDVLKKAIEKTHDIIEERNPNLENKEEVAKQVGIGAIVFQELFNGRIKDYVFSWDKTLSFEGETGPYVQYAHARANRLLDKGEFSLEDDIDYSLLNSEEEMAIIKLLYDFPNTVINSAEKYEPSFVTRHITEIAKSFNRFYHNCPILSEDEEIKKARLLLVYATKEVLKTGLNLLGIEAPDKM, translated from the coding sequence ATGATTAAATTTAAAGAAGAAGTAGTAAAACTGATATCTCAAATAGATAGTGGATTGGAAAAGGAGGAAATTGAATCTCTTATAGAGATTCCACCATCCCACGAAATGGGGGATTATGCATTTCCATGTTTTAGATTGGCAAAGACTTTTAGAAAAGCACCAAATTTGATTTCTGCTGAATTAGTTGAAAAAATAGGTGAAAATGAATACTTTGAAAAAATTGAAAGTGTAGGACCATATATGAACTTCTTTGTGAAGAAGGAAGCTATAGCAAAGACTGTACTTGAAGAAGCAAAACAGAAAAGAGATAAATTTGGTTCATCTAAAATGGGCGAGGGCAAAACTGTTTTGGTAGAGTTCTCTTCACCTAATATAGCTAAGCCATTTCATATTGGCCATATAAGAACTACAATAATAGGTCATGCTCTTTATAGGATATATACTTTCTTAGGATTTGATACTGTTGCAATAAATCATTTGGGTGATTATGGAACTCAATTTGGGAAATTAATAGTAGGATATAAAAATTGGGGAGATAAAGAAACTATAGAAAAAGATCCAATAAATGAACTTTTAAAGCTTTATGTAAAATTTCATGAGGAAGCTGAAAAAAATCCAGCTCTTGATGATGAAGCAAGAAATTGGTTTAACAAATTAGAACATCAAGATGAAGAAGCTTTGGAATTATGGCATTGGATGAGAGAAATTAGCTTAAGTGAATTCAATAAAGTGTATGATATGCTTGGAATAAAATTCGATTCACTTGCAGGTGAAAGTTTTTATTCAGATAAAATGCCAAGAGTTATTGAAGAATTAGAAGAGAAAAAATTACTTGTAAAATCAGAAGGTGCAGAAATAGTAGATTTAGAATCTTTTGGTTTGCCACCAGCATTAGTTAAAAAGAGTGATGGTTCTACTCTTTATGTTACTAGGGATATTGCAGCTTCAATTTATAGAAAAGAACATTATGACTTCTACAAGAACATTTATGTAGTAGGTTCTGAACAAATATTACACTTCAAGCAATGGATGGCAATTGTAAAACTTATGGGATATGATTGGGTAAAAGATTGCATTCACGTACCATTTGGTATGGTAAGTCTTGAAGACGGTACTATGTCTACTAGAAAAGGAAGAGTTGTATTTTTAGAAGATGTACTTAAAAAAGCTATTGAAAAAACTCATGATATCATAGAAGAAAGAAATCCAAACTTAGAAAATAAAGAAGAAGTTGCAAAACAAGTTGGAATTGGTGCTATTGTATTCCAAGAATTGTTTAATGGAAGAATAAAGGATTATGTATTCTCTTGGGATAAGACATTGAGTTTTGAAGGAGAAACTGGTCCTTATGTACAATATGCTCATGCAAGAGCAAATAGATTACTAGATAAGGGAGAATTTTCTTTAGAAGATGATATAGATTATTCACTATTAAATTCAGAAGAAGAAATGGCTATAATAAAATTATTGTATGACTTCCCAAACACAGTAATAAATAGTGCTGAAAAATACGAGCCTTCTTTTGTTACTCGTCATATTACAGAAATAGCTAAATCATTTAATAGATTTTATCACAACTGTCCAATATTAAGTGAAGATGAAGAGATTAAAAAAGCTAGATTACTATTGGTATATGCAACTAAAGAAGTTTTAAAGACAGGACTAAATCTATTAGGTATAGAGGCTCCAGACAAAATGTAA
- a CDS encoding B12-binding domain-containing radical SAM protein: MKTIITTLNSKFIHSSLSIRYLKSFSKDIPNIDIAEYTINQNEDFIAGEIYKQNPDIVAFSCYIWNFEQTLTICERLKIVKPDIKIILGGPEVSFDGEDLLSKYKYIDFIIYGEGEETFRELIINIIDNDNDYKDIKGLIYREGDKIIVNDARPLIQNLDIIPSPYDYMPKGLKNKIVYFESSRGCPFNCRFCLSSTIKGVRFFSLDRVKSDLEKLIDSKVSQVKFVDRTFNTNKEYAMEIMKFIMDKNPENMNFHFEVTAHLVDEEMLEFLKHVKEGLFQFEIGVQSTNPKTIEAIGRTTDFKKLKKVVKTIKSYGNIHQHLDLIAGLPYEDYNSFRKSFNDVYIMRPEKLQLGFLKLLKGSELRDKKDEYGFKFLDRAPYEVLATDHISYKEMLRLKIIEDLVEKYGNEHYFENSIQYIINNYYQSPFDLYEDFSYYWEEKGYHRVLHSRNKLYYILYRFYVDKINKNLDIFNEVIKFDYIYNNKNPNIPQYINRYNVSLIQDKKHEFFKIDFNLSKYLPSYIGESTRQIINNTHYELFKFDMLDFKEKGYDIKSLFKKDTIMLFDYRKNKVLNKCSVFNITEEFNKL, encoded by the coding sequence ATGAAGACTATTATTACAACATTAAATTCAAAATTTATACATTCATCTCTTTCAATAAGATATTTAAAAAGTTTTTCAAAGGATATTCCTAATATTGATATAGCGGAGTATACTATTAATCAAAACGAAGATTTTATTGCGGGTGAAATATATAAACAAAATCCTGATATAGTGGCATTTTCATGTTATATTTGGAACTTTGAACAAACACTTACAATCTGTGAAAGATTAAAAATAGTAAAACCGGATATAAAGATAATATTAGGAGGACCGGAAGTTTCTTTTGATGGAGAAGATTTGCTTAGTAAGTATAAGTATATCGATTTTATAATATATGGTGAAGGAGAAGAGACCTTTAGAGAACTAATCATCAATATTATTGACAATGATAATGATTATAAAGACATAAAAGGTTTAATATATAGGGAAGGGGATAAGATTATTGTAAATGATGCTAGGCCTTTGATACAAAATCTAGATATAATCCCTTCTCCATATGATTATATGCCAAAGGGACTTAAGAATAAAATTGTTTATTTTGAAAGTTCAAGGGGGTGTCCTTTTAACTGTAGGTTTTGTCTTTCATCAACTATAAAAGGTGTAAGATTTTTTAGTTTAGATAGGGTAAAGAGTGACCTAGAAAAATTAATAGATAGTAAGGTAAGTCAAGTGAAATTTGTTGACAGAACTTTTAATACAAATAAAGAATATGCTATGGAAATAATGAAATTCATAATGGATAAAAATCCTGAAAATATGAATTTTCACTTTGAGGTAACAGCACATCTTGTAGATGAGGAAATGTTAGAGTTCTTGAAACACGTTAAAGAAGGACTTTTCCAATTTGAAATTGGTGTACAGTCAACTAATCCAAAGACAATTGAGGCAATTGGACGTACTACAGATTTCAAGAAGTTAAAAAAGGTAGTTAAGACAATAAAAAGCTATGGGAATATACATCAACATCTAGATTTGATAGCTGGACTTCCATATGAAGATTATAATTCCTTTAGAAAATCATTTAATGATGTATATATAATGAGACCAGAAAAGCTTCAATTAGGTTTCTTAAAATTGTTAAAGGGATCTGAATTAAGAGATAAAAAAGATGAATATGGTTTTAAGTTCTTAGATAGGGCACCTTATGAAGTACTAGCAACAGATCATATTAGTTACAAAGAAATGTTAAGATTAAAGATAATAGAAGACTTAGTTGAAAAGTATGGAAATGAGCATTATTTTGAGAATTCAATACAGTATATAATCAATAACTATTACCAATCACCATTCGATCTATATGAAGATTTTTCATATTATTGGGAAGAAAAAGGCTATCATAGAGTGCTTCATAGTAGAAATAAACTGTATTATATTTTATATAGATTTTATGTAGATAAAATTAATAAAAACTTAGATATCTTCAATGAAGTAATTAAATTTGACTATATATATAACAATAAAAATCCTAATATTCCACAATATATAAATAGATACAATGTAAGTTTAATACAGGATAAAAAGCATGAATTCTTTAAAATAGATTTCAATCTATCAAAATACTTACCAAGTTATATAGGTGAATCTACTAGGCAAATTATAAATAATACACATTATGAGTTATTTAAATTTGATATGTTAGATTTTAAAGAAAAAGGATATGATATTAAATCATTATTTAAAAAAGACACAATAATGCTATTTGACTATAGAAAAAACAAAGTGTTAAATAAATGTAGTGTATTTAACATTACTGAGGAATTTAATAAGCTTTAG